GATCGACAGCGCCAGGCGCGGGTCGTGCAGCAGCAGCGTGGACTGCCCGGTCAGCGCCTTGACCCAGCCCTTGGTCAGCGCCAGCTCGTCGCGGATGCGCGGGAAGAAGCGCTCGTGCAGCGGCCCGGCCAGGCGCGAGAACATCTCGGCGATGTTGAGGTCGCCCTTGGACAGCACCATCGCGATGTCGTCGAGGAAGGTGCGGAAGAACGGCCAGTCGGCCGCCATCTCGCGCAGCGCGTCCTCGTGGCCGGCCTCGATGGCCGCGCGCAGGCCGCTGCCGACCCCGTACCAGCCGGGAATCACCGCGCGCGCCTGGCTCCACGCGAACACCCACGGGATCGCGCGCAGGTTGTCCAGCGCCGCGTCCTGGCCCAGCCGCCGCGACGGCCGCGAGCCCAGGGTCATCCGCTCGATCACGTCGATCGGCGTGGCCAGGCGGAAATAGCGCATGAACTCGGCATCGCCGACGAAGCTGCGGTAGGCGCGCGTGCTGTGCTCGGCGACGATGTCCATCACCGGCCGCCACGCCTCCTCGCGCGCGTCCGGCGCGCGCGGGCGCAGGCTCGACAGCAGCACCGCGCCGGTCATCTGCTCCAGCGAACGCAGCGCCAGCGCGCGGATGCCGTACTTGCGGTGGATCACCTCGCCCTGCTCGGTCACCCGCAACCGGCCATCGACGCTGCCGCGCGGCGCCGCCTCCAGCGCGCGCGTGGTCTTGCCGCCGCCGCGCACGATCGAACCGCCGCGGCCGTGGAAGAAGGTCAGGCGGATGCCCAGTTCGGCGGCCGCCTCCAGCAGTTCCACCTGCGCGCGCTGCAGGCCCCAGCGCGAGGCGGCGATGCCGCCGTCCTTGCCGCTGTCCGAATAGCCGAGCATCACCATCTGCACGTCGTGGCGCGCGGCCAGGTGGCGGCGGTAGACCGGATCGGCGAGCAGGTCGCGCAAGGTGGCGGTGCCGCCGCGCAGGTCGTCCACGGTCTCGAACAGCGGCACGATGTCCAGCGGCACCGCGCCGTCGGCGTCGACCAGGCCGCCGCGCCGCGCCAGCGCCAGCACGGTCAGCACGTCGGCGCGGTTGTGCGCCATGCTGATGATGTAGCTGCCCAGCGCATCGGCGCCGTGCCGCGCGCGCGCATCGGCGAGCGCGGCGAACACCGCGTCCAGCCGCGCGTTGCCGGCATCGTCGGGCGCCGCCGGCAAGGCCTGCTCGCCGCCGGCATAGGCGCCGAGCGCGGCGGCGCGCGCTTCGGGCGAGCGCGCATCCCACCCGGCCTCGCCCAGCGCCGCGGCGACCGCGCGCGCATGCACGCTGGATTCCTGGCGCACGTCCAGCCGCGCCAGGTGGAAGCCGAAGCTGCGCACCCGCCACAGCAGCCGGCGCACCGCGAACCAGCCGGCGTGCAGGCCCTTGTTGGCCTGCAGGCTGTCCAGGATCAGCTGCAGGTCCTGTTCCAGTTCGGCCGGCGCGGCGTAGGCGCCGGGCGCGTCGTCCAGCGTCGCCTGCAGGCGCGCGCGCATCAGGTCGTTGAGCAGGCGGTACGGCATGTCGCCGTGGCGCGGCCGCGAGCGCGCCGCGGCCTCGGGCAGCAGTTGCCGGTAGCGTTCCAGCTGCGCCAGCAGCGCATCGCTGACCGCCACCAGCGTAGTCGACTGGCTGAGCAGGCTGGCCAGCTGCCACAGTTCCTTCAGATAGCGGTCCAGCACCGCGCGGCGCTGCGCGTCGAGCGTGGCGGTGATGGTGCCGGCGTCCACGTTCGGGTTGCCGTCCATGTCGCCGCCGACCCAGGTGCCGAAGCGCAGCAGCCGCGGCAGCGGCACCGGCTCGCCGTAGGTTTCCTCGATCGCATGCTCCAGGGTCTCGTACATCACCGGGATCACCCGGTACAGCACCTGGGTCAGGTAGAAGCCGACATGCTCGCGCTCGTCCTCCACGGTCGGCCGCACCGGCGAGGAATCGGCGGTCTGCCACGACGCGGTCAGCGCCATGCGGAAGCGCGCCGCGTCGGTGGCGCGCTCGCCGGGCGTGCGCATGCCGTCGAGGTTGTCGACCAGGCTGGCCACCATCAGCTGTTCCTTCTCCAGCAGCGCGCGGCGCACCGCCTCGGTCGGGTGCGCGGTGAACACCGGCTCCACGTCGATCCGCGGCAGCCACTGGCCCAGCTCCTGCGCGCTCACGCCCTGTGCCTTGAGCCGCTGCAGCGCATCGTGCAGGCCGTCCGGCTGCGGCGTGCCGGCGCTGTTGCGCTGGTAGTCGCGGCGGCGGCGGATGCGGTGCACGCGCTCGGCGATGTTGACCACCTGGAAGTAGGTGCTGAAGGCGCGCACCAGCGCCTCGGCATCGCGCGGCGCGCGGCCGGAGAGCTGTTCGCTCAGCGAGGACGGCGGCGCATCGCTCTCGCGGCGCGCGATCGCGGTGGTGCGGATGGTTTCGATCTCGTCCAGGAACTCCGCAGACACCTGCTCGGCGAGCAGGTCGCCTACCAGCGCCCCCAGTCGGCGGACGTCGTCGCGCAGGGGAATGTCGGGCGTGGCAAACACGATGCTGCTGCGGTACTCGTTCATCGGAAAACGCATGGCTCGGCGGTGGGGGCGCCGCAAGACTAACCCAAAAGTATTAGTCGCCCGGCCCGCGCGGCGACGGTTTCAATGCGAACCATCACGGACCCGCGGCGTTCCACCACCTGTGGGAGCGACAGCACCATCCGGAACCCTGCGACTGCGTTGCTCCGCACAGGCGCGGCCGCTCGGCACCGCAGCCGAGTGCCACCGGACAGAAACAAGCGGGCCTCGGCAGGCCCGTCGCATCGCGTCGCGGGCGGCGCCAACGCGCACCGCATCCCAGCCCGGGCGCCGCCCATTCAAGCAGCCCGCGCCACAGCCGCTATACTTGGCTGTCCCTCCGCCGAGGGGCGCTGCGACCGTGTCGATGCGGGGCTTCCGCCCCCAGACCCGGCCAGGCTCGGCGGCAGGCTTGAGCGACAACGGCGCCCGGACCTTCGCGAGTTTTCTCGCCATTGACCGGAGCTTTACCGATGAACGCTGCACTCAAGAGCTTTTCCACCGAGGGCGACTACAAGGTCGCCGACATCTCCCTGGCCGATTGGGGCCGCAAGGAGCTGGACATCGCCGAGCACGAGATGCCGGGCCTGATGTCGATCCGCCGCCAGTACGCCGCCGCCAAGCCGCTGGCCGGCGTGCGCGTGACCGGCTCGCTGC
The Xanthomonas sp. AM6 DNA segment above includes these coding regions:
- the ppc gene encoding phosphoenolpyruvate carboxylase, whose translation is MNEYRSSIVFATPDIPLRDDVRRLGALVGDLLAEQVSAEFLDEIETIRTTAIARRESDAPPSSLSEQLSGRAPRDAEALVRAFSTYFQVVNIAERVHRIRRRRDYQRNSAGTPQPDGLHDALQRLKAQGVSAQELGQWLPRIDVEPVFTAHPTEAVRRALLEKEQLMVASLVDNLDGMRTPGERATDAARFRMALTASWQTADSSPVRPTVEDEREHVGFYLTQVLYRVIPVMYETLEHAIEETYGEPVPLPRLLRFGTWVGGDMDGNPNVDAGTITATLDAQRRAVLDRYLKELWQLASLLSQSTTLVAVSDALLAQLERYRQLLPEAAARSRPRHGDMPYRLLNDLMRARLQATLDDAPGAYAAPAELEQDLQLILDSLQANKGLHAGWFAVRRLLWRVRSFGFHLARLDVRQESSVHARAVAAALGEAGWDARSPEARAAALGAYAGGEQALPAAPDDAGNARLDAVFAALADARARHGADALGSYIISMAHNRADVLTVLALARRGGLVDADGAVPLDIVPLFETVDDLRGGTATLRDLLADPVYRRHLAARHDVQMVMLGYSDSGKDGGIAASRWGLQRAQVELLEAAAELGIRLTFFHGRGGSIVRGGGKTTRALEAAPRGSVDGRLRVTEQGEVIHRKYGIRALALRSLEQMTGAVLLSSLRPRAPDAREEAWRPVMDIVAEHSTRAYRSFVGDAEFMRYFRLATPIDVIERMTLGSRPSRRLGQDAALDNLRAIPWVFAWSQARAVIPGWYGVGSGLRAAIEAGHEDALREMAADWPFFRTFLDDIAMVLSKGDLNIAEMFSRLAGPLHERFFPRIRDELALTKGWVKALTGQSTLLLHDPRLALSIRLRNPYIDPISVLQVDLLQRWRATEGEDEELLRALVACVNGVSQGVQNTG